DNA sequence from the Actinacidiphila yeochonensis CN732 genome:
GACGACCCAGGCGCCCGCCGCCCCGCGCTCCGCCCTGCTCGTGATGGACATCCAGCAGGCCATGGCCGGCCGCGTCCCCGACCCCGCCTACATCCCGCGGCTCAGCCAGGCCGTCGAGGCGGCCCGCACGGCCGGCGTCCCCGTGGTGCACGTGGTGCTCGGCTTCCGCCCCGGCCACCCCGACGCCAGCCCCGCCAACGCCATCTTCGGCGCGCTGCCGCCGACCGCCTTCACCCCTGACGACCCGGGCGCCGCCATCCACCCCGACGTCGCCCCGCGGGCCGGCGAGACGGTGGTGACCAAGAAGCGGGTCAGCGCCTTCACCGGCAGCGACCTCGAACTGGTGCTGCGCTCGACCGGCGTCGGCCACCTGGTGCTGACCGGCATCGCCACCAGCGGAGTCGTCCTGTCGACGCTGCGTCAGGCCGCCGACCTCGACTACCGGATCACCGTGCTCGCCGACGGCTGCGCCGACCCCGACCCCGAGGTCCACCGGGTGCTGACCGAGAAGGTCTTCCCGCGCCAGGCCGAGGTCACCACCGTCGACGCCTGGGCCGCCTCCCTCGGCTGACCCCACCCCCGACCCCGTCCCGGCCCGCCCTGCCCCGCCACCGGCGGAGCCGGGCCGGGCTCAGCGCGTGTCCAGCGCGCTCAGGCTCTGTTGTCGAGCGGGTCGCGCTCGGCTCCTTCCCGCTGGGTGACCCCCGAATACCACTCCGCGAGCGAGACGTTGAACCGGGCCAGCAGGGCGGTGAACACCTGTCGCTCCTCGTCCGACCACTCCTCCGTCACCTCGCGCATCAGTTCGCGCCGCGAGTCGCGCACCTCCTCCAGCCGGCCCCGGCCGCGCGGCGACAGGGCGAGGACGACGGCCCGCCCGTCCTCCGGGTGGGAGGTGCGCTTGACCAGGCCGGTGTCGACCAGCGGAGCGACCTGGCGGGTGACCGTCGAGGAGTCGATGCCCATGGCCTCGGCGAGCGCCTTGACGCCCATCGGACCCTCGTGGTCGAGCCGGTTGAGCAGGAGGTAGGCCGCACGGTCCATCGAGTTGCGGGCCCTGCCCACCCCGCCGAGGCGGGTCTGCTCGGCGCGGCGGGCGAAGAGGGCGACCTGGTGCTGGAGGCGCTCAAGAAGGTCGTCCGAGGTCTCCGGAGAGTTGGACATGGCCTGGAAACTCGCGTTCTGTCGTCGGCGTCGGTGGTTGTCGGTGGTAGTCGGTGGTAGTCGGGCGGGTCGGGGTGCTGCTCGTCGTGCCTCTCGTGGTGCGGTCGCCGCCGGGGGCTTCGGCGGCGGGTGCGCCCGGAAGAGCAGGGGACGCGCCGGAAGTTGTGAGAAGAGTACGCGGACCCGGTGGCAAGGGGGCGTCTCTCGGCACTTATGTCCGGTGGGTAGGGGGTTCCGCGGCGGCGCGGCCGCCTTGAGCACCGGTCGCGGCCGTCTGACCAGGCGCCTCCACCGCCCAGCGCCCACACCCCTCCGGTCCGCCCTGGCCGCCGCGCCGGTCCCGTCGGTCTCGGCAGCCCCTCCCGTACCGGTGGACCCGTCCGTCCCACGCGCTGCCGCCCGGTGCCGTCGGGTGGCAGCAGCGGGCTGCCAGACTGGGACCATGGACCACAAGCTGCCCCAGACCGTCACGCTCGACGACGTCCGCGGGGCACACAAGATGCTCTCGGGGGTGGCCCGGGTGACGCCCATGGAGGGCTCCCGGCACCTGTCGTCGCTCGTCGGCGGCCCCGTGCTCTTCAAGTGCGAGAACCTCCAGCGCACCGGCTCGTTCAAGATCCGCGGCGCCTACGTGCGGATCGCCGGCCTGCGCCCGGAGGAGCGGGCGGCGGGCGTGGTCGCCGCCAGCGCCGGCAACCACGCGCAGGGCGTGGCGCTGGCCGCGTCGCTGCTGGGCGTCCGGTCCACCGTCTTCATGCCGGTCGGCGCGCCGCTGCCGAAGATCGCCGCCACTCGTGAGTACGGCGCCGAGGTGCGGCTGTCCGGCGCGGTCGTCGACGAGACGCTGCGCGCGGCGACCGCCTACGCCGAGGAGACGGGGGCGGTCTTCATCCACCCCTTCGACCACCCCGACATCATCGCGGGGCAGGGCACCGTCGGCCTGGAGATCCTGGAGCAGTGCCCCGAGGTGCGCACGGTCCTGGTCGGCATCGGCGGCGGCGGGCTCGCGGCCGGCGTGGCCCTGGCGATCAAGGCGCTGCGGCCCGAGGTGCGGGTGGTGGGGGTGCAGGCGGCCGGCGCCGCGGCCTACCCGCCCTCGCTGGCCGCCGGGCGCCCGGTGACCGTCGGCTCGATCGCCACCATGGCCGACGGGATCATGGTCGGCCGCCCCGGCGACGTGCCGTTCGCCCTCGTCCGGGACCTGGTCGACGAGGTGGTGACGGTCTCGGAGGACGCGCTGGCCGCGGCGCTGCTGCTCTGCCTGGAGCGGGCCAAGATGGTGGTGGAGCCGGCCGGGGCGAGTCCGGTGGCGGCGCTGCTGTCGAGGCCCGAGACGTTCCAGGGGCCGCTGGTGGCGGTGCTGTCCGGCGGGAACATCGACCCGCTGCTGATGCAGCGCATCCTGCGGCACGGCATGTCGGCGGCCGGCCGCTACCTGTCCCTGCGGGTGCGGCTGACCGACCGCCCCGGCGCCCTGGCGACGCTGCTGGGGGTGCTGTCCGAGGCCGACGCCAACGTGCTCGACGTCAGCCACGTGCGCACCGACCCCCGGCTCGGGCTCGCCGAGGCCGAGGTCGAGCTGCACCTGGAGACGAAGGGCCCCGAGCACCGGGCCGCGGTGGCCGTCGCGCTGGAGCAGGCCGGGTACACCGTCACCGGCTGACGCGCCGTCGGCAGCCGGCCCGTCGGCGGGGAGTCCATGAGAACACCCGCCGCCGTGTCGGCAGAACCGTTCCGGCGGCCTCGCGTTCGGCCGTTCAGCCACTGGGTCGTTCGGCAGTACGGCCGCCTGGTCGCCCTGCCGCCGGGCCGACGGGGCTCGTACGGTCCTGGGAGCGTCAGGAGGTGGCCGCCGAGCGGTACTTGCGCACCGCCAGCGACCGGAACACCAGGACGATCAGGACGGACCAGATCAGCGAGGCCCACACCGGGTGCTGCATCGGCCAGGCGCCGGCCTGGGAGACGCCCGGGTTGCCGAACAGCACCCGGCACGCCTGGACGGTCGCGCTGAACGGGTTCCAGTTCGCGACCGGTTGGAGCCACCCCGGCATGTTGGCGGAGTCCACGAAGGCGTTGGAGATGAACGTCACCGGGAAGAGCCAGATCAGCCCGCCCGAGGTGGCGGCCTCCGGGGTGCGCACCGACAGGCCGATGAGCGCGCCGATCCAGGAGAAGGCGTAGCCGAGCAGGAGCAGCAGCGCGAAGCCGCCGAGCATCTTCGGGATGCCGTGGTGGACGCGCCAGCCGACCAGCACGCCGACGACGGCGAGCACGACGACGGTGAGCGCGGTCTGCACCAGGTCGGCCAGGGTACGGCCGGTGAGCACGGCACCGCGCGACATCGGCAGCGACCGGAAGCGGTCGATCAGGCCCTTGTGCATGTCGTCGGCGATGCCCGCGCCCGCGCCGGCGGTGGCGAAGGTGACC
Encoded proteins:
- the ilvA gene encoding threonine ammonia-lyase, translated to MDHKLPQTVTLDDVRGAHKMLSGVARVTPMEGSRHLSSLVGGPVLFKCENLQRTGSFKIRGAYVRIAGLRPEERAAGVVAASAGNHAQGVALAASLLGVRSTVFMPVGAPLPKIAATREYGAEVRLSGAVVDETLRAATAYAEETGAVFIHPFDHPDIIAGQGTVGLEILEQCPEVRTVLVGIGGGGLAAGVALAIKALRPEVRVVGVQAAGAAAYPPSLAAGRPVTVGSIATMADGIMVGRPGDVPFALVRDLVDEVVTVSEDALAAALLLCLERAKMVVEPAGASPVAALLSRPETFQGPLVAVLSGGNIDPLLMQRILRHGMSAAGRYLSLRVRLTDRPGALATLLGVLSEADANVLDVSHVRTDPRLGLAEAEVELHLETKGPEHRAAVAVALEQAGYTVTG
- a CDS encoding ABC transporter permease, with product MSATTQTPGTPRPTLAPTSRGGLLGSAHDSLVVARRNLIRMKRIPEVVLFGLIQPIMFVVLFSYVFGGSVAVGGSLSATDYRNFLMAGIFAQTVTFATAGAGAGIADDMHKGLIDRFRSLPMSRGAVLTGRTLADLVQTALTVVVLAVVGVLVGWRVHHGIPKMLGGFALLLLLGYAFSWIGALIGLSVRTPEAATSGGLIWLFPVTFISNAFVDSANMPGWLQPVANWNPFSATVQACRVLFGNPGVSQAGAWPMQHPVWASLIWSVLIVLVFRSLAVRKYRSAATS
- a CDS encoding cysteine hydrolase family protein yields the protein MTTQAPAAPRSALLVMDIQQAMAGRVPDPAYIPRLSQAVEAARTAGVPVVHVVLGFRPGHPDASPANAIFGALPPTAFTPDDPGAAIHPDVAPRAGETVVTKKRVSAFTGSDLELVLRSTGVGHLVLTGIATSGVVLSTLRQAADLDYRITVLADGCADPDPEVHRVLTEKVFPRQAEVTTVDAWAASLG
- a CDS encoding MarR family winged helix-turn-helix transcriptional regulator — encoded protein: MSNSPETSDDLLERLQHQVALFARRAEQTRLGGVGRARNSMDRAAYLLLNRLDHEGPMGVKALAEAMGIDSSTVTRQVAPLVDTGLVKRTSHPEDGRAVVLALSPRGRGRLEEVRDSRRELMREVTEEWSDEERQVFTALLARFNVSLAEWYSGVTQREGAERDPLDNRA